A part of Solea solea chromosome 8, fSolSol10.1, whole genome shotgun sequence genomic DNA contains:
- the iqcd gene encoding dynein regulatory complex protein 10 isoform X2, with product MSTKGAIVVPTTKAKVQLVAVLKNNDRPQKMLLSVEAQRISRILENCISQIEIVATLPALLHLNSASRVVDEEIIREIKKHQLLYERLRKTLEDLKQESEGEDDEGRRRWRAKAQLEVDIKNSVRDLLRLFRSHPDAIFHLRAEEGMEVGESECKLIKGLKRFHSHIVDKLLTSLDEESQLVLHKSASSSPAYDLKNLASLEEEVATAKKQIDAKIAQKNIEIKNVQEVSFTSLLTDKKSQPQFNISMRQASMQQEIDQLKIRLSNLILENKQAERILQEENEKVETEIEYLLQKFDSEVEEIQADLELNEIDHEREEDELRMLEKPFSVLEEECNQIQEKRRQAEEQRQLEMEELQLKTKAAILAQAWWRGYSTRKALKNKGKNKKAKKGKGKKK from the exons ATGTCTACAAAGGGGGCAATAGTTGTGCCAACAACAAAGGCAAAGGTCCAGCTTGTGGCTGTTTTAAAGAACAATGACCGACCACAGAAAATGCTGCTCTCTGTTGAGGCTCAGCGGATCTCACGCATATTGGAAAACTGCATCAGTCAAATAGAGATTGTGGCAACACTGCCTGCTCTGCTGCATTTAAACAGTGCCTCAAGAGTCGTGGATGAAGAAATTATAAGGGAAATTAAAAAGCATCAACTATTATATGAAAGACTGAGAAAGACACTGGAGGATCTCAAGCAGGAATCAGAGGGAGAAGATgatgaggggaggaggaggtggagagcaAAGGCTCAGCTTGAAGTGGACATCAAGAACTCAGTCAGGGATCTGCTCCGGCTTTTCCGCTCCCATCCAGATGCCATTTTTCATTTGAGGGCAGAGGAAGGAATGGAAGTAGGAGAGAGTGAGTGCAAGCTAATTAAAGGGCTTAAGAGGTTTCACAGCCATATAGTAGACAAACTGCTGACAAGTCTGGATGAGGAGTCGCAGCTGGTCCTCCACAAGTCTGCGTCTTCGTCCCCCGCCTATGATCTGAAGAACTTGGCTTCTCTGGAAGAAGAAGTAGCTACAGCTAAGAAACAAATAGATGCAAAG attgctcagaaaaacattgaaatcaaaAATGTGCAGGAAGTATCTTTTACATCACTACTCACAGACAAGAAGAGTCAGCCACAATTCAACATATCTATGAGGCAGGCCAGTATGCAACAGGAAATTGATCAACTGAAGATTCGGCTCAGCAATTTGATCCTTGAGAACAAGCAGGCAGAGAGGATACTCCAAGAG gaaaatgaaaaagtagaGACAGAAATTGAATACTTGCTTCAAAAATTTGACAGTGAAGTGGAAGAAATCCAG GCCGACCTGGAGTTGAATGAAATTGATCACGAAAGGGAAGAGGATGAGTTGAGGATGCTGGAGAAACCATTTTCTGTCTTGGAGGAGGAGTGCAACCAGATTCAGGAGAAGCGTCGAcaggcagaggagcagagacagcTGGAGATGGAGGAGCTGCAGTTGAAGACCAAAGCTGCTATTTTGGCCCAAGCGTGGTGGAGAGGCTACAGTACTCGCAAGGCCTTAAAGAACAAGGGCAAAAACAAGAAggccaaaaaaggaaaaggcaagaagaaataa
- the iqcd gene encoding dynein regulatory complex protein 10 isoform X1: MQTRTCTVPYSMSTKGAIVVPTTKAKVQLVAVLKNNDRPQKMLLSVEAQRISRILENCISQIEIVATLPALLHLNSASRVVDEEIIREIKKHQLLYERLRKTLEDLKQESEGEDDEGRRRWRAKAQLEVDIKNSVRDLLRLFRSHPDAIFHLRAEEGMEVGESECKLIKGLKRFHSHIVDKLLTSLDEESQLVLHKSASSSPAYDLKNLASLEEEVATAKKQIDAKIAQKNIEIKNVQEVSFTSLLTDKKSQPQFNISMRQASMQQEIDQLKIRLSNLILENKQAERILQEENEKVETEIEYLLQKFDSEVEEIQADLELNEIDHEREEDELRMLEKPFSVLEEECNQIQEKRRQAEEQRQLEMEELQLKTKAAILAQAWWRGYSTRKALKNKGKNKKAKKGKGKKK, encoded by the exons ATGCAAACCCG TACCTGTACAGTACCCTACAGTATGTCTACAAAGGGGGCAATAGTTGTGCCAACAACAAAGGCAAAGGTCCAGCTTGTGGCTGTTTTAAAGAACAATGACCGACCACAGAAAATGCTGCTCTCTGTTGAGGCTCAGCGGATCTCACGCATATTGGAAAACTGCATCAGTCAAATAGAGATTGTGGCAACACTGCCTGCTCTGCTGCATTTAAACAGTGCCTCAAGAGTCGTGGATGAAGAAATTATAAGGGAAATTAAAAAGCATCAACTATTATATGAAAGACTGAGAAAGACACTGGAGGATCTCAAGCAGGAATCAGAGGGAGAAGATgatgaggggaggaggaggtggagagcaAAGGCTCAGCTTGAAGTGGACATCAAGAACTCAGTCAGGGATCTGCTCCGGCTTTTCCGCTCCCATCCAGATGCCATTTTTCATTTGAGGGCAGAGGAAGGAATGGAAGTAGGAGAGAGTGAGTGCAAGCTAATTAAAGGGCTTAAGAGGTTTCACAGCCATATAGTAGACAAACTGCTGACAAGTCTGGATGAGGAGTCGCAGCTGGTCCTCCACAAGTCTGCGTCTTCGTCCCCCGCCTATGATCTGAAGAACTTGGCTTCTCTGGAAGAAGAAGTAGCTACAGCTAAGAAACAAATAGATGCAAAG attgctcagaaaaacattgaaatcaaaAATGTGCAGGAAGTATCTTTTACATCACTACTCACAGACAAGAAGAGTCAGCCACAATTCAACATATCTATGAGGCAGGCCAGTATGCAACAGGAAATTGATCAACTGAAGATTCGGCTCAGCAATTTGATCCTTGAGAACAAGCAGGCAGAGAGGATACTCCAAGAG gaaaatgaaaaagtagaGACAGAAATTGAATACTTGCTTCAAAAATTTGACAGTGAAGTGGAAGAAATCCAG GCCGACCTGGAGTTGAATGAAATTGATCACGAAAGGGAAGAGGATGAGTTGAGGATGCTGGAGAAACCATTTTCTGTCTTGGAGGAGGAGTGCAACCAGATTCAGGAGAAGCGTCGAcaggcagaggagcagagacagcTGGAGATGGAGGAGCTGCAGTTGAAGACCAAAGCTGCTATTTTGGCCCAAGCGTGGTGGAGAGGCTACAGTACTCGCAAGGCCTTAAAGAACAAGGGCAAAAACAAGAAggccaaaaaaggaaaaggcaagaagaaataa
- the tpcn1 gene encoding two pore channel protein 1 isoform X2 produces the protein MDSDDDVPLILTWDEANSDLLTEDTERGDENGGGGNYDIVNNAVISTPGPQNYRAQNVSLRQSWEMNYQEAAIYLQEGENNDKFFTHPRNPKALAAYLFAHNHLFYMMELLTGLLLMMLSLCEAPAVPSLRLDVYVHATLELLALVMVAFELCMKLRWLGFHTFIRHKRTMVKTCVLLLQFVEAIVVLIRQTSHMRVTRALRPIFLVDCRYCGAVRRNLRQIFQSLPPFIDILLLLLFFMVIFAILGFCLFSTNTADPYFNTLENSLVSLFVLLTTANFPDVMMPAYSKNRWSCIFFIVYLSIELYFVMNLLLAVVFDTFNDVEKMKFKSLLLHKRSAIDHAFQLLVSRQRPMGVSLKQFDGLMRFYRPRMSARDRFLTYKALNTSGAPMLSLQDFYKFFEVTGLKWKARRSGEHWFDDLPHTAFLIFKGINLLVKSKAFQYAMYVVVAINGVWILVETYTLNSGHSWSRFVPWSYIVFLTIYGVEVLLKVAGLGPTAYFSSGWNLFDFSVTVFAFLGLVALAFNMEPFYFVVVLRPFQLLRLFKIKQRYRNVLDTMFELFPRMASLGLTLIIFYYSFAIVGMEFFADVVYPNCCNTSTVADSYRQFNVTHGNNTVLEEGYYYLNNFNNILSSFVTLFELTVVNNWYITMEGITSMTSHWSRLYFMTFYIVTMVVMTIIVAFILDAFVFRMNYSRKNREPLENPEDENGIVFEVEVSRDEILATLELYKQTCPGVSSLSSLQGVLQAMDRSGHSSLVYQGRRSRTKSDLSMKMYEEEMQEWYTEYSRENLSETDQSLERDLDSPVSNPCPFPEAQLNSQTGPHSIN, from the exons ATGGATTCTGACGACGACGTTCCTCTCATCTTGACCTGGGACGAAGCAAACAGCGACCTGCTCAccgaggacacagagagaggagacgaga ATGGAGGTGGAGGCAACTATGACATAGTGAACAATGCTGTGATCTCCACTCCAGGGCCACAAAACTACAGAGCCCAGAATGTGTCATTACGGCAAAGCTGGGAGATGAACTACCAAGAGGCAGCCATTTATCTACAG GAAGGAGAGAACAATGATAAGTTCTTCACCCACCCTCGAAACCCGAAGGCCCTGGCAGCATACCTCTTTGCTCACAACCACTTGTTCTACATGATGGAGCTTCTCACAGGcttgctgctgatgatgctgtcACTGTGCGAAGCCCCCGCTGTGCCCTCACTGCGCCTGGACGTCTAT GTTCATGCCACTCTGGAGCTGCTGGCTTTGGTGATGGTGGCGTTTGAGTTATGCATGAAACTCCGCTGGTTAGGCTTCCACACTTTCATACGACACAAGAGGACCATGGTGAAG ACGTGCGTGTTGCTGCTACAGTTTGTGGAGGCCATAGTGGTTCTGATCAGACAAACGTCTCACATGCGAGTGACCAGAGCTCTGAGGCCCATCTTCCTGGTGGACTGTAGATACTGTGGTGCTGTGCGCAG AAATTTGCGTCAGATCTTCCAGTCCCTCCCTCCTTTCATTGacatcctcctgctgctgcttttcttcatGGTTATATTTGCTATCCTGG GTTTCTGCCTCTTCTCTACAAACACGGCTGACCCG tACTTCAACACTCTGGAGAACAGCCTGGTCagtctgtttgtgctgctgaCCACAGCAAA TTTCCCTGACGTGATGATGCCAGCGTACTCCAAGAACCGCTGGTCCTGTATCTTCTTCATCGTTTACCTCTCTATAGAGCTCTACTTCGTTATGAAcctg CTCCTGGCAGTCGTGTTTGATACGTTCAATGATGTGGAGAAGATGAAGTTCAAATCTCTTTTGCTGCACAAACGCTCTGCTATTGACCACGCCTTTCAGCTGCTAGTTAGCCGGCAG AGGCCGATGGGTGTGTCGCTGAAACAGTTTGACGGCCTGATGCGTTTCTACAGACCacgcatgtctgcaagagaccGATTCCTCACGTATAAAGCTCTGAACACATCGGGGGCTCCTATGCTCAG CCTACAGGACTTTTATAAGTTTTTTGAAGTCACTGGCCTTAAATGGAAG GCACGAAGAAGCGGAGAACATTGGTTCGATGATCTTCCTCACACGGCCTTCCTCATTTTCAAAG GGATCAACCTGCTGGTGAAGTCGAAGGCCTTCCAGTATgccatgt ATGTGGTGGTGGCCATCAATGGTGTGTGGATCCTTGTGGAGACGTACACGCTAAATA GTGGACATTCCTGGTCCAGATTTGTCCCCTGGAGTTACATTGTTTTCCTGACCA TTTATGGAGTGGAGGTTTTATTAAAAGTAGCAGGTTTGGGACCAACGGCTTATTTCAGCTCTGGGTGGAATCT GTTCGACTTCTCTGTGACGGTGTTTGCCTTCCTGGGTCTGGTGGCTCTTGCGTTCAACATGGAGCCGTTTTATTTCGTTGTGGTGCTCAGACCATTTCAACTGCTCcg GCTGTTTAAGATAAAGCAGAGGTATCGAAATGTGTTGGACACCATGTTCGAGCTCTTTCCCCGGATGGCAAGTCTGGGTTTGACCTTAATCATCTTCTACTACTCCTTTGCAATCGTGGGAATGGAGTTCTTTGCAGATGTCGTTTATCCAAACTGCTGCAA CACCAGCACAGTGGCAGACTCCTACAGACAGTTCAACGTCACACACGGCAACAACACCGTTCTGGAAGAAGGCTACTATTATCTCAATAACTTCAACAATATTCTCAGCAGCTTTG tGACTCTTTTTGAACTGACTGTGGTCAACAACTGGTacatcaccatg GAAGGTATAACGTCCATGACGAGCCACTGGAGCCGCCTGTACTTCATGACCTTCTACATTGTAACCATG GTAGTGATGACCATCATTGTGGCGTTTATCCTCGATGCCTTTGTTTTCCGAATGAACTACAGCCGCAAAAACAGGGAACCACTGGAGAATCCAGAGG ATGAGAATGGGATCGTGTTTGAAGTAGAGGTGAGTCGAGATGAAATCCTGGCCACTCTAGAGCTGTACAAACAGACGTGTCCAGGAGTGTCCTCCCTCAGCTCTCTACAAGGAGTTCTACAAGCTATGGACAGGAGTGGT CACTCGTCTCTGGTGTACCAAGGACGCAGGTCGAGGACGAAAAGTGACCTCAGTATGAAAATGTACGAGGAAGAGATGcag GAGTGGTACACGGAGTATTCAAGGGAAAACCTGTCTGAAACAGACCAAAGCTTGGAGCGGGATCTGGACAGTCCTGTCTCTAACCCGTGTCCCTTCCCCGAGGCGCAGCTCAACTCACAGACTGGACCTCACAGCATCAACTAA
- the tpcn1 gene encoding two pore channel protein 1 isoform X1, producing MECVCSETAGYHDDHIHNESPVVFSSYALQLELNSIDGGGGNYDIVNNAVISTPGPQNYRAQNVSLRQSWEMNYQEAAIYLQEGENNDKFFTHPRNPKALAAYLFAHNHLFYMMELLTGLLLMMLSLCEAPAVPSLRLDVYVHATLELLALVMVAFELCMKLRWLGFHTFIRHKRTMVKTCVLLLQFVEAIVVLIRQTSHMRVTRALRPIFLVDCRYCGAVRRNLRQIFQSLPPFIDILLLLLFFMVIFAILGFCLFSTNTADPYFNTLENSLVSLFVLLTTANFPDVMMPAYSKNRWSCIFFIVYLSIELYFVMNLLLAVVFDTFNDVEKMKFKSLLLHKRSAIDHAFQLLVSRQRPMGVSLKQFDGLMRFYRPRMSARDRFLTYKALNTSGAPMLSLQDFYKFFEVTGLKWKARRSGEHWFDDLPHTAFLIFKGINLLVKSKAFQYAMYVVVAINGVWILVETYTLNSGHSWSRFVPWSYIVFLTIYGVEVLLKVAGLGPTAYFSSGWNLFDFSVTVFAFLGLVALAFNMEPFYFVVVLRPFQLLRLFKIKQRYRNVLDTMFELFPRMASLGLTLIIFYYSFAIVGMEFFADVVYPNCCNTSTVADSYRQFNVTHGNNTVLEEGYYYLNNFNNILSSFVTLFELTVVNNWYITMEGITSMTSHWSRLYFMTFYIVTMVVMTIIVAFILDAFVFRMNYSRKNREPLENPEDENGIVFEVEVSRDEILATLELYKQTCPGVSSLSSLQGVLQAMDRSGHSSLVYQGRRSRTKSDLSMKMYEEEMQEWYTEYSRENLSETDQSLERDLDSPVSNPCPFPEAQLNSQTGPHSIN from the exons ATGGAGTGTGTATGCAGTGAGACAGCTGGGTACCATGACGATCATATTCATAATGAGAGTCCTGTAGTCTTTTCCTCCTACGCTTTACAATTAGAGCTCAACTCCATTG ATGGAGGTGGAGGCAACTATGACATAGTGAACAATGCTGTGATCTCCACTCCAGGGCCACAAAACTACAGAGCCCAGAATGTGTCATTACGGCAAAGCTGGGAGATGAACTACCAAGAGGCAGCCATTTATCTACAG GAAGGAGAGAACAATGATAAGTTCTTCACCCACCCTCGAAACCCGAAGGCCCTGGCAGCATACCTCTTTGCTCACAACCACTTGTTCTACATGATGGAGCTTCTCACAGGcttgctgctgatgatgctgtcACTGTGCGAAGCCCCCGCTGTGCCCTCACTGCGCCTGGACGTCTAT GTTCATGCCACTCTGGAGCTGCTGGCTTTGGTGATGGTGGCGTTTGAGTTATGCATGAAACTCCGCTGGTTAGGCTTCCACACTTTCATACGACACAAGAGGACCATGGTGAAG ACGTGCGTGTTGCTGCTACAGTTTGTGGAGGCCATAGTGGTTCTGATCAGACAAACGTCTCACATGCGAGTGACCAGAGCTCTGAGGCCCATCTTCCTGGTGGACTGTAGATACTGTGGTGCTGTGCGCAG AAATTTGCGTCAGATCTTCCAGTCCCTCCCTCCTTTCATTGacatcctcctgctgctgcttttcttcatGGTTATATTTGCTATCCTGG GTTTCTGCCTCTTCTCTACAAACACGGCTGACCCG tACTTCAACACTCTGGAGAACAGCCTGGTCagtctgtttgtgctgctgaCCACAGCAAA TTTCCCTGACGTGATGATGCCAGCGTACTCCAAGAACCGCTGGTCCTGTATCTTCTTCATCGTTTACCTCTCTATAGAGCTCTACTTCGTTATGAAcctg CTCCTGGCAGTCGTGTTTGATACGTTCAATGATGTGGAGAAGATGAAGTTCAAATCTCTTTTGCTGCACAAACGCTCTGCTATTGACCACGCCTTTCAGCTGCTAGTTAGCCGGCAG AGGCCGATGGGTGTGTCGCTGAAACAGTTTGACGGCCTGATGCGTTTCTACAGACCacgcatgtctgcaagagaccGATTCCTCACGTATAAAGCTCTGAACACATCGGGGGCTCCTATGCTCAG CCTACAGGACTTTTATAAGTTTTTTGAAGTCACTGGCCTTAAATGGAAG GCACGAAGAAGCGGAGAACATTGGTTCGATGATCTTCCTCACACGGCCTTCCTCATTTTCAAAG GGATCAACCTGCTGGTGAAGTCGAAGGCCTTCCAGTATgccatgt ATGTGGTGGTGGCCATCAATGGTGTGTGGATCCTTGTGGAGACGTACACGCTAAATA GTGGACATTCCTGGTCCAGATTTGTCCCCTGGAGTTACATTGTTTTCCTGACCA TTTATGGAGTGGAGGTTTTATTAAAAGTAGCAGGTTTGGGACCAACGGCTTATTTCAGCTCTGGGTGGAATCT GTTCGACTTCTCTGTGACGGTGTTTGCCTTCCTGGGTCTGGTGGCTCTTGCGTTCAACATGGAGCCGTTTTATTTCGTTGTGGTGCTCAGACCATTTCAACTGCTCcg GCTGTTTAAGATAAAGCAGAGGTATCGAAATGTGTTGGACACCATGTTCGAGCTCTTTCCCCGGATGGCAAGTCTGGGTTTGACCTTAATCATCTTCTACTACTCCTTTGCAATCGTGGGAATGGAGTTCTTTGCAGATGTCGTTTATCCAAACTGCTGCAA CACCAGCACAGTGGCAGACTCCTACAGACAGTTCAACGTCACACACGGCAACAACACCGTTCTGGAAGAAGGCTACTATTATCTCAATAACTTCAACAATATTCTCAGCAGCTTTG tGACTCTTTTTGAACTGACTGTGGTCAACAACTGGTacatcaccatg GAAGGTATAACGTCCATGACGAGCCACTGGAGCCGCCTGTACTTCATGACCTTCTACATTGTAACCATG GTAGTGATGACCATCATTGTGGCGTTTATCCTCGATGCCTTTGTTTTCCGAATGAACTACAGCCGCAAAAACAGGGAACCACTGGAGAATCCAGAGG ATGAGAATGGGATCGTGTTTGAAGTAGAGGTGAGTCGAGATGAAATCCTGGCCACTCTAGAGCTGTACAAACAGACGTGTCCAGGAGTGTCCTCCCTCAGCTCTCTACAAGGAGTTCTACAAGCTATGGACAGGAGTGGT CACTCGTCTCTGGTGTACCAAGGACGCAGGTCGAGGACGAAAAGTGACCTCAGTATGAAAATGTACGAGGAAGAGATGcag GAGTGGTACACGGAGTATTCAAGGGAAAACCTGTCTGAAACAGACCAAAGCTTGGAGCGGGATCTGGACAGTCCTGTCTCTAACCCGTGTCCCTTCCCCGAGGCGCAGCTCAACTCACAGACTGGACCTCACAGCATCAACTAA